Proteins encoded by one window of Roseibium sp. Sym1:
- the paaZ gene encoding phenylacetic acid degradation bifunctional protein PaaZ has product MTVHPQKTRILESYLAGSWRPGKGDGKPLLDASTGAPVATIDASGLDLAEALEWGRATGGSALRKMTYHERALMLKTLAQALMDKKELFYQESFATGATRKDGWIDIEGGIGTMFAYSSKARREMPNTKVFVEGAVEPLSRDNSFSGQHVLTPLRGIAIHINAFNFPCWGMLEKIAPALIAGVPCLVKPASQTAYLTELMVRHILATGILPEGSLQLLCGSAGDLVDHVTGQDVVTFTGSAATGQMLRQNKAIVRNSTRFTMEADSLNAAVLGPDVSPEDPEFQLFIREVAGEMTVKAGQKCTAIRRVIVPGPMVDAVADALGQRLGKAVVGDPRDEAVTMGPLASKGQVEEVHARIEDLTSEAEIVSAPTRDLALEGAFAGPVLLHCANPLKGEAVHSVEAFGPVATIMPYDTVEDAVELTQKGKGSLVASVFTNDPQVAEEAVLGMAPFHGRILIGNRRSAKSSTGHGSPLPMLVHGGPGRAGGGEELGGLRSIKHYMQRTAVQGAPNLLGAVTGRWISGAPGHEDKRHPFRKSLAELKIGDRLVTRSRDVTLQDIEHFAEFTGDTFYAHMDAAAAERNPFFEGRVAHGYLIVSFAAGLFVDPDEGPVLANYGVDNLRFLTPVNAGDALKVQLTAKEISPRITADYGEVRWDCLVTNQNDEPVAQYDVLTLVAKEWQPKT; this is encoded by the coding sequence ATGACCGTTCATCCGCAGAAAACCCGTATTCTGGAAAGTTATCTGGCCGGAAGCTGGCGCCCCGGAAAGGGAGACGGCAAGCCTCTACTCGATGCGTCGACCGGCGCACCTGTCGCCACCATAGATGCATCGGGCCTGGATCTGGCGGAAGCGCTCGAATGGGGGCGTGCAACGGGTGGCAGCGCCCTGCGCAAGATGACCTATCACGAGCGCGCCCTGATGCTGAAGACGCTTGCCCAGGCACTGATGGACAAGAAGGAACTCTTCTACCAGGAAAGTTTTGCCACCGGTGCGACCCGCAAGGACGGCTGGATCGACATCGAGGGCGGCATCGGCACCATGTTCGCCTATTCCTCCAAGGCACGCCGCGAAATGCCGAACACGAAAGTGTTTGTCGAAGGTGCGGTCGAGCCGCTCTCGCGCGACAACAGTTTCTCAGGTCAGCACGTTCTGACCCCCTTGCGTGGAATCGCCATACACATCAATGCCTTCAACTTTCCCTGCTGGGGCATGCTTGAAAAGATCGCGCCCGCTCTGATCGCGGGCGTGCCATGCCTGGTCAAGCCTGCCAGCCAGACCGCCTACCTGACGGAGCTGATGGTCCGTCACATCCTGGCAACCGGGATCCTACCTGAAGGCTCCCTGCAGCTCCTGTGCGGTTCGGCCGGAGATCTTGTCGACCATGTCACCGGCCAGGACGTGGTCACCTTTACAGGCTCGGCGGCAACCGGCCAGATGCTCCGCCAGAACAAGGCGATCGTTCGAAATTCCACACGCTTTACCATGGAGGCGGACAGCCTGAACGCGGCCGTTCTCGGGCCAGATGTGTCACCGGAAGACCCGGAATTCCAGCTCTTCATCAGGGAAGTTGCTGGAGAAATGACTGTGAAGGCCGGACAGAAATGTACGGCGATCCGCCGCGTGATCGTTCCGGGTCCTATGGTGGATGCCGTTGCGGACGCGCTGGGGCAGCGCCTTGGCAAGGCGGTGGTCGGCGACCCGCGCGACGAGGCGGTCACGATGGGCCCGTTGGCCTCGAAAGGCCAGGTAGAGGAAGTGCACGCACGCATAGAGGACCTGACATCGGAAGCGGAGATCGTGTCGGCACCAACGCGCGACCTGGCTTTGGAAGGCGCTTTTGCCGGACCCGTGCTGCTTCATTGTGCCAATCCGCTGAAGGGCGAGGCGGTGCATTCCGTGGAGGCCTTTGGGCCGGTCGCGACGATCATGCCCTACGACACCGTGGAAGATGCGGTCGAACTGACTCAAAAGGGCAAGGGGTCCCTGGTGGCTTCGGTCTTCACCAATGATCCGCAGGTCGCCGAGGAAGCCGTGCTCGGCATGGCGCCGTTCCACGGGCGCATCCTGATCGGCAATCGGCGAAGCGCCAAATCATCGACCGGACATGGCTCGCCACTACCGATGCTCGTCCATGGTGGACCCGGACGGGCCGGAGGCGGCGAAGAACTCGGCGGATTGCGCTCGATCAAGCATTACATGCAGCGCACCGCGGTGCAGGGGGCTCCGAACCTTCTCGGCGCCGTGACCGGGCGCTGGATTTCCGGGGCGCCGGGCCACGAAGACAAGCGCCACCCGTTCCGCAAGTCCCTGGCGGAACTCAAGATTGGCGACAGGCTGGTCACTAGGTCGCGAGACGTAACCCTGCAGGATATTGAACATTTTGCGGAATTCACCGGCGACACCTTCTATGCCCACATGGACGCGGCCGCGGCCGAGAGAAATCCCTTTTTCGAGGGCAGGGTGGCCCATGGCTACCTGATTGTGTCATTTGCCGCCGGTCTCTTTGTCGACCCGGACGAAGGTCCGGTCCTGGCGAATTACGGTGTCGACAATCTGCGTTTCCTGACGCCCGTCAATGCCGGTGACGCGCTGAAGGTCCAGCTGACGGCAAAGGAAATCTCGCCCCGGATCACAGCCGACTATGGCGAGGTTCGCTGGGACTGCCTTGTCACCAACCAGAACGACGAGCCGGTGGCACAATATGATGTGCTGACCCTCGTCGCCAAGGAATGGCAACCGAAGACCTAG
- a CDS encoding DUF3291 domain-containing protein has protein sequence MSECHIAELNVARLKHDIKDPCIADFVKNHTRVNAAVDRSEGFVWRLRDEAGSSVSMTAETEPMVIQNLSVWRGVSSLENFVFKTVHKRFHDRLAEWFEIMDRMHFVMWPVAVGHEPTLEGSPADAGPVQH, from the coding sequence ATGAGCGAATGTCATATTGCCGAATTGAATGTTGCCCGTCTCAAGCATGACATCAAAGATCCGTGCATTGCGGATTTCGTCAAGAATCACACACGGGTAAACGCCGCGGTGGACCGCAGCGAGGGGTTTGTCTGGCGCCTGAGGGACGAGGCGGGGTCCTCTGTTTCAATGACCGCTGAGACCGAGCCTATGGTGATCCAGAACCTGTCGGTGTGGCGTGGCGTGTCCTCGCTGGAAAACTTCGTCTTCAAGACGGTGCACAAGCGTTTCCATGACCGACTGGCGGAATGGTTCGAGATCATGGACAGGATGCATTTCGTGATGTGGCCGGTGGCCGTCGGCCACGAGCCGACACTGGAAGGAAGCCCGGCGGATGCTGGACCGGTACAACACTGA
- the paaD gene encoding 1,2-phenylacetyl-CoA epoxidase subunit PaaD, translated as MPVPTETVWKWLADVPDPEIPVLSLTDLGVIRDVHWQDETLVVTVTPTYSGCPATAVINLDIETKLRSCGIEKLRLEQQLSPPWTTDWLSEKGREKLRKYGIAPPVTGTGSTNAAEGRLARLTGGGDFAVACPRCGSEDTEKISQFGSTPCKAAYRCRSCLEPFDYFKCH; from the coding sequence ATGCCTGTACCGACTGAGACGGTCTGGAAATGGCTCGCCGATGTTCCGGATCCTGAAATTCCTGTCCTGTCGCTGACCGATCTCGGCGTGATCCGTGACGTCCACTGGCAGGACGAGACGCTCGTGGTCACGGTCACGCCGACCTATTCGGGCTGCCCCGCAACGGCGGTGATAAATCTGGACATCGAAACCAAGCTGCGGTCCTGCGGCATCGAAAAACTGCGCCTCGAACAGCAGCTCAGCCCGCCATGGACGACGGATTGGTTGAGCGAAAAGGGCCGCGAAAAACTGCGCAAATACGGCATCGCGCCGCCGGTGACGGGAACGGGAAGCACGAATGCGGCAGAGGGGCGCCTTGCCCGCCTCACCGGAGGTGGTGACTTCGCGGTTGCCTGTCCACGGTGCGGGTCTGAAGACACGGAAAAAATAAGCCAGTTCGGCTCCACCCCCTGTAAGGCGGCTTATCGGTGCCGGTCCTGCCTGGAGCCGTTCGACTATTTCAAATGCCATTAA
- the paaB gene encoding 1,2-phenylacetyl-CoA epoxidase subunit PaaB encodes MKKEWPLWEVFIRGQHGLNHRHVGSLHAPDAEMAIKNARDVYTRRKEGVSIWVVPSAQISASDPGAKDSLFEPSMDKIYRHPSFYDIPEDVGKM; translated from the coding sequence ATGAAAAAGGAATGGCCGCTTTGGGAGGTCTTCATCCGGGGGCAGCATGGCTTGAACCACCGGCATGTCGGATCCCTGCATGCACCGGACGCCGAAATGGCGATCAAGAATGCCCGCGACGTCTATACGCGCCGCAAGGAAGGTGTCTCCATATGGGTGGTGCCGTCCGCACAGATTTCCGCGTCGGACCCGGGCGCGAAGGACAGCCTGTTCGAGCCGTCGATGGACAAGATCTACAGACATCCGAGTTTTTATGACATTCCCGAAGACGTCGGGAAAATGTGA
- the paaC gene encoding 1,2-phenylacetyl-CoA epoxidase subunit PaaC, whose translation MADTTDKIANDILFEWLLRRGDTALVLGHRVSEWCGHSPVLEEDIALANVALDLIGQARMWLSLAGEVEGKGRGENELAYLRDAWDFRNVLLAEQPNGDFGKTLMRQFLIDAFQVLMLKALEGSADTRIAAIAAKAGKEAAYHLDRSADLVIRLGDGTPESHRRMQDALDQLWSYTGELFASDEVDAAMCAAGLAPDAKELREDWRKTVDEVLSEATLTPPDSDFAHLGGLTGRHSEHLGHLLAEMQFLQRAYPGATW comes from the coding sequence ATGGCCGACACGACCGATAAGATCGCGAACGATATTCTGTTCGAATGGCTCCTGCGAAGGGGTGACACCGCTCTGGTACTCGGCCATCGGGTCTCGGAGTGGTGCGGGCACTCGCCTGTGCTCGAAGAGGATATCGCGCTCGCTAATGTCGCGCTCGACTTGATCGGGCAGGCGCGCATGTGGCTCAGCCTGGCCGGTGAGGTCGAAGGCAAGGGGCGCGGCGAAAACGAACTCGCCTATCTGCGCGACGCCTGGGATTTCCGAAACGTGCTCCTGGCCGAGCAGCCCAATGGCGATTTCGGCAAGACCCTGATGCGCCAGTTCCTGATCGACGCGTTCCAGGTCCTGATGCTGAAAGCGCTGGAAGGTTCAGCGGACACAAGGATCGCAGCGATTGCCGCGAAGGCCGGCAAGGAAGCGGCCTACCACCTGGACCGGTCCGCTGATCTGGTCATCCGCCTCGGGGACGGCACGCCGGAAAGTCACCGGCGCATGCAGGACGCGCTTGACCAACTCTGGTCTTATACCGGCGAGCTGTTTGCTTCCGACGAGGTCGATGCCGCGATGTGCGCGGCCGGTCTGGCTCCCGACGCCAAGGAGCTGAGGGAAGACTGGCGGAAAACGGTCGACGAGGTTCTGTCCGAGGCAACACTGACACCGCCGGACTCCGATTTTGCCCATCTGGGCGGCCTGACAGGGCGACATTCGGAACATCTGGGACATCTGTTGGCCGAAATGCAGTTCCTGCAGCGGGCCTATCCCGGCGCCACCTGGTGA
- a CDS encoding zinc ABC transporter substrate-binding protein gives MTFQFSRHLAGFGKRGLLSAAFCSSLAATSFDAMAEAPSVVTTIKPLHSIAAAVMEGVGEPHILIDGAASPHGFALKPSQAFLLQGADVVFWIGPDLTASLAKPISSMATGAEVVEMMDVPGISHLGLREGANFEAHDHEDGEHHAEEEHGHDDHGHDEHSDSDHDDDQEGHVETEHDHGNDHAGEVRDPHIWLNPDNGIAIAAQMAETLAAADPDNAGTYRENAEAFRNRIEALERDIEDSLQAVKDGKFIVFHDAYHHFEHHFEFEASGAISVSPETLSSAERIGQVRNRIKELDVSCVFQEPQFEAKLVDVVMEGSNARTGVLDPLGTRLNNGKDLYPDLLKTLSDALTDCLEQSS, from the coding sequence ATGACATTCCAGTTTTCCCGGCACCTGGCCGGGTTCGGCAAACGCGGCCTGTTGTCAGCCGCTTTCTGCAGCAGCCTTGCCGCGACCTCATTTGACGCCATGGCTGAAGCGCCGTCCGTCGTCACCACGATCAAGCCGTTGCATTCCATTGCCGCGGCCGTGATGGAAGGCGTGGGCGAGCCTCACATCCTGATCGACGGCGCCGCGTCTCCGCACGGCTTTGCCCTGAAGCCGTCCCAGGCGTTTCTGCTGCAGGGCGCGGACGTGGTGTTCTGGATCGGGCCGGATTTGACCGCGTCCCTTGCCAAGCCGATCTCCTCCATGGCCACCGGTGCTGAAGTGGTCGAAATGATGGATGTACCCGGCATTTCCCATCTCGGCCTGCGGGAAGGCGCCAATTTCGAGGCGCATGATCACGAGGACGGTGAGCATCACGCCGAAGAGGAACACGGACACGATGACCATGGGCATGACGAACATTCCGATTCAGATCATGACGATGATCAGGAGGGGCATGTTGAAACGGAACATGACCACGGCAACGACCATGCGGGTGAGGTTCGGGACCCCCATATCTGGCTGAATCCAGACAACGGCATCGCCATCGCGGCACAAATGGCCGAAACACTTGCCGCTGCCGATCCGGACAATGCCGGAACCTACCGGGAAAATGCCGAGGCCTTCCGCAACCGGATCGAAGCGCTGGAACGGGATATCGAAGACAGCCTCCAGGCAGTAAAAGACGGGAAATTCATCGTCTTCCACGATGCCTATCATCATTTCGAACATCATTTTGAGTTCGAGGCCAGCGGCGCGATCTCCGTGTCTCCGGAAACCTTGTCGAGCGCGGAGCGCATCGGTCAGGTTCGCAACCGGATCAAGGAACTCGATGTGTCATGTGTTTTCCAGGAGCCCCAGTTCGAGGCGAAGCTGGTTGATGTGGTCATGGAAGGTAGCAATGCCCGGACCGGCGTTCTGGATCCGCTGGGAACCCGGCTCAACAATGGCAAGGATCTGTACCCGGATCTGCTCAAGACCCTGTCTGATGCCCTGACGGACTGTCTTGAGCAATCGAGCTGA
- the paaA gene encoding 1,2-phenylacetyl-CoA epoxidase subunit PaaA, protein MYAQMVKTDADKVRDISEMSAEERAFQERIDRGEKIEPTDWMPEGYRKTLIRQIGQHAHSEIVGQLPEGNWITRAPTLERKAILLAKVQDEAGHGLYLYCAAETLGVSRDELIDLLHEGKMKYSSIFNYPTLTWADIGAVGWLVDGAAIMNQVPLQRTSFGPYSRAMIRICKEESFHQRQGFDIMMKMAKGTEAQRRMAQDALNRFWYPSLMMFGPSDRDSVHSAQSMAWKIKINTNDELRQKFVDQTVPQAEYLGLSIPDEHLAWNEEKGGYDFSEPDWSEFFEVLKGNGPCNRERMEARVKAWEDGTWVRDGLMAHADKRAAARVAAE, encoded by the coding sequence ATGTACGCACAGATGGTGAAAACAGACGCGGACAAGGTGCGTGACATTTCCGAGATGTCCGCAGAGGAGCGCGCGTTTCAGGAACGCATCGACCGGGGCGAGAAGATCGAACCGACCGACTGGATGCCCGAAGGCTACCGTAAGACGCTGATCCGCCAGATTGGCCAGCACGCCCATTCAGAGATTGTCGGCCAGCTTCCGGAAGGCAACTGGATCACCCGGGCGCCGACGCTTGAGCGCAAGGCCATCCTTCTGGCCAAGGTTCAGGACGAGGCCGGCCACGGTCTTTATCTCTATTGTGCTGCCGAGACGCTCGGGGTCAGCAGGGACGAGCTGATCGACCTGCTGCACGAAGGCAAGATGAAATACTCATCGATCTTCAATTACCCGACGCTGACCTGGGCCGATATTGGTGCGGTTGGCTGGCTGGTGGACGGTGCGGCGATCATGAATCAGGTGCCGCTTCAGCGGACATCCTTCGGGCCTTATTCGCGCGCCATGATCCGTATCTGCAAGGAGGAGAGCTTCCACCAGCGCCAGGGCTTCGACATCATGATGAAGATGGCCAAAGGGACGGAAGCGCAACGCCGCATGGCACAGGATGCGCTTAACCGGTTCTGGTATCCGTCGCTCATGATGTTCGGTCCGTCGGACAGGGACTCTGTTCATTCCGCCCAGTCCATGGCCTGGAAGATCAAGATCAACACCAATGACGAACTCCGCCAGAAATTTGTCGATCAGACAGTGCCCCAGGCCGAATATCTCGGTTTGAGCATCCCGGATGAACATCTCGCGTGGAATGAGGAAAAGGGCGGCTACGATTTCTCCGAACCGGACTGGAGCGAATTTTTCGAGGTGCTGAAGGGCAACGGCCCATGCAACCGGGAACGCATGGAAGCACGGGTCAAGGCCTGGGAAGACGGCACCTGGGTGCGTGACGGCCTGATGGCCCATGCCGACAAGAGGGCTGCGGCCCGGGTTGCAGCGGAGTAG
- a CDS encoding PaaX family transcriptional regulator translates to MLSSADNMAVSFLRSGPPRAAQLIVTIYGDIVEPRGGVLWMGDLISLCEGFGVNESLVRTAVSRLVSKGQLAGEREGRRSYYGLTAAAREEYHLAAELFFGPADGDCGWLLTICPDPDEQVILLRNGFVQLGGAVFAGADRPARPRLGTAFRAKALEPDADELRNLMAAAFQLEDLSRDYAGFLDRFDAMRGLAGSDLPPKAALLCRLALVHSYREIRLRDPRLPLAALPERWPGFAARDLFADLYRQLSAPADVYIGDHLLARHGPLPATPEAVRKRIASLTPTP, encoded by the coding sequence ATGCTCTCCAGCGCCGACAACATGGCAGTCAGTTTCCTGCGCTCAGGTCCGCCGAGGGCCGCCCAGCTTATCGTCACCATATATGGCGATATCGTCGAACCACGCGGCGGCGTGCTCTGGATGGGCGATCTCATCAGCTTGTGCGAGGGGTTCGGTGTCAATGAATCCCTCGTGCGCACCGCTGTTTCCCGACTTGTCTCAAAGGGGCAGCTAGCCGGTGAGCGGGAAGGGCGGCGCAGCTATTACGGCCTGACCGCCGCCGCACGGGAAGAGTACCACCTTGCCGCCGAGTTGTTTTTTGGCCCGGCAGATGGCGATTGCGGCTGGTTGCTGACGATATGTCCGGACCCGGATGAACAGGTGATCCTGCTCCGGAACGGGTTTGTTCAGCTCGGCGGTGCTGTCTTCGCGGGCGCCGACAGGCCGGCCCGGCCTCGACTGGGTACGGCTTTCCGTGCAAAAGCACTGGAACCGGATGCGGACGAGCTCCGGAATTTGATGGCGGCCGCCTTCCAGCTGGAGGATCTTTCCAGGGACTATGCCGGCTTTCTGGATCGGTTCGACGCGATGCGAGGTTTGGCGGGAAGCGATCTGCCGCCCAAGGCGGCGCTGCTCTGCCGTCTGGCTCTTGTTCATTCCTATCGTGAAATTCGCCTGCGCGATCCGAGGCTGCCGCTCGCCGCGCTGCCGGAACGCTGGCCGGGCTTTGCCGCAAGAGACCTGTTCGCGGACCTCTACCGTCAACTGTCCGCTCCGGCCGATGTCTATATCGGTGACCATCTGCTCGCAAGGCACGGTCCTTTGCCGGCGACACCCGAGGCCGTCCGCAAGCGCATAGCATCCCTGACGCCAACCCCTTGA
- a CDS encoding SHOCT domain-containing protein gives MNTVAVWCLRLQGAIAFVLPGTALAQSTQDFDRYGWGHHMSGWGGAWYGMVFGPIFMILVLALVIAIAVLLVRWLGGAWHASPGHHQPQTHKSVDILKERYARGEIDKEEFEERRRVLGE, from the coding sequence ATGAACACTGTCGCGGTCTGGTGTTTGCGCCTGCAAGGTGCCATCGCGTTTGTGCTGCCGGGCACCGCCCTGGCACAGTCCACCCAGGATTTCGACCGTTATGGCTGGGGCCACCACATGTCGGGATGGGGTGGCGCCTGGTACGGTATGGTCTTCGGCCCGATCTTCATGATCCTGGTACTCGCTCTGGTGATCGCCATAGCTGTGCTCCTCGTGCGCTGGCTTGGCGGCGCATGGCATGCGTCGCCCGGGCATCACCAGCCTCAAACCCACAAATCCGTCGACATCCTGAAGGAGCGCTATGCCCGGGGTGAAATCGACAAGGAAGAGTTCGAGGAACGGCGTCGCGTCCTGGGCGAATAA
- the paaK gene encoding phenylacetate--CoA ligase PaaK: MENLAPLPGDLEPIETASRDELSALQLERLKWSLNHAYENVPLFKKRFDDKGVHPSDLKTLSDLSKFPFTTKGDLRDHYPFGLFAVPRDKIVRVHASSGTTGKPTVVGYTANDIEMWAHLVARSIRASGGRPGDIIHVAYGYGLFTGGLGAHYGAEKMGCTVVPVSGGMTERQVTLIQDFKPRVIMVTPSYLLSILDEFRRQGIDPRESSLATGIFGAEPWTNAMRQEIEQAFDMHAVDIYGLSEVMGPGVANECVETKDGLHIWEDHFYPEIIDPQSGEVLPDGEIGELVFTTLTKEGLPMIRYRTRDLTRLLPGTARSMRRMEKITGRSDDMIILRGVNVFPTQIEEQILKCEGLSPHFQIELAKKDRLDVMTVHVEALPAAASSEARQASARELAHHIKSVVGVSSVIDVTEPGQVERSAGKAKRVVDNRSR, from the coding sequence ATGGAAAATCTGGCTCCGCTTCCCGGAGATCTCGAGCCGATCGAAACCGCCAGCCGGGACGAACTGTCGGCGCTGCAACTGGAACGGCTGAAATGGTCGCTCAACCATGCCTATGAAAACGTGCCGTTATTCAAGAAACGTTTCGACGACAAGGGCGTGCATCCGTCCGACCTGAAGACGCTCTCCGACCTTTCAAAGTTTCCGTTCACGACCAAGGGGGACCTGCGCGACCATTATCCGTTCGGCCTGTTCGCCGTGCCCCGCGACAAGATCGTGCGCGTTCATGCCTCCTCCGGCACCACGGGCAAACCGACGGTCGTCGGTTATACCGCCAATGACATCGAGATGTGGGCGCATCTGGTGGCGCGGTCGATCCGGGCTTCCGGCGGCCGTCCGGGCGATATCATCCACGTCGCCTATGGATACGGTCTCTTCACCGGTGGCCTCGGCGCCCATTACGGCGCGGAAAAAATGGGCTGCACGGTGGTGCCGGTCTCGGGCGGAATGACAGAGCGCCAGGTAACGCTGATCCAGGATTTCAAACCGCGGGTCATCATGGTGACACCGTCCTATCTCCTGTCGATCCTCGACGAATTCCGCCGTCAGGGCATCGATCCGCGCGAGAGCTCCCTGGCGACCGGCATCTTCGGCGCGGAACCCTGGACGAATGCCATGCGCCAGGAAATCGAACAGGCCTTCGACATGCACGCGGTCGACATCTACGGCCTTTCGGAAGTGATGGGCCCCGGTGTCGCCAATGAATGCGTCGAGACCAAGGACGGTCTGCACATCTGGGAGGATCACTTCTATCCGGAGATCATCGATCCGCAGTCCGGCGAGGTCCTGCCTGACGGCGAGATCGGTGAGCTGGTGTTCACCACGCTCACCAAGGAAGGTTTGCCGATGATCCGCTACCGCACGCGTGATCTGACCCGGCTTTTGCCCGGCACCGCCCGGAGCATGCGCCGGATGGAAAAGATCACCGGCCGGTCCGACGACATGATCATTCTGCGTGGTGTCAATGTGTTCCCGACCCAGATCGAGGAGCAGATCCTGAAATGCGAAGGCCTGTCGCCGCATTTCCAGATCGAGCTGGCCAAGAAAGACCGGCTGGACGTGATGACGGTTCACGTCGAAGCCCTTCCTGCGGCCGCGTCCTCCGAGGCACGTCAGGCTTCAGCCAGGGAACTTGCGCATCACATCAAGAGCGTGGTTGGTGTCTCTTCGGTGATCGATGTGACCGAACCCGGCCAGGTGGAGCGGTCCGCCGGCAAAGCCAAGCGAGTCGTCGACAACAGGTCCCGGTAG
- a CDS encoding 2Fe-2S iron-sulfur cluster-binding protein, which produces MSRFHALTVTGVSPETRDSVVVTLKPRPEDEDLFRFDQGQYLTFRRDFDGHEVRRCYSICAGTEEGALKVGIKRVDGGAFSCWAHESLAVGDTVEAMPPRGSFNAPIAPDQARFYVGFAGGSGITPVLSILKTVLAREPNAQFTLVYANRQISSIMFREELEDLKNRYLGRLQVIHILKSDAQDTELFSGRIDEEKLADLFDTLIDPQDIDLAFLCGPHGMMETVRKSLEARGVDADRIKQELFKSDQPGRLPPKLRPEVVDGSAKDADLKLTIDGTTRDIHMEPGETILESAHRNNIDAPYSCCAGVCSTCRGKVLEGEVEMAANHALEDDEIRDGYVLTCQSRPLSKHLVVTYDA; this is translated from the coding sequence ATGTCACGGTTTCACGCCCTGACGGTGACCGGCGTTTCGCCGGAAACACGGGATTCGGTCGTTGTGACACTGAAACCGCGGCCGGAAGACGAGGATCTGTTCCGCTTCGACCAGGGCCAATACCTGACATTCCGCCGAGACTTCGACGGCCATGAAGTGCGCCGCTGCTATTCGATCTGCGCAGGCACGGAAGAGGGCGCACTGAAGGTCGGTATCAAGCGTGTGGACGGCGGCGCTTTTTCCTGCTGGGCCCATGAAAGCCTTGCAGTTGGCGACACGGTGGAAGCCATGCCGCCGCGTGGAAGCTTCAATGCGCCGATCGCACCTGACCAGGCACGGTTTTATGTTGGCTTTGCAGGCGGCTCCGGCATTACGCCGGTCCTGTCGATCCTGAAAACCGTTCTGGCGCGTGAGCCCAATGCCCAGTTTACACTGGTCTATGCCAACCGGCAGATCTCCTCGATCATGTTCCGGGAGGAGTTGGAGGACCTCAAGAACCGTTATCTCGGCCGTCTGCAAGTGATCCATATTCTCAAGAGCGATGCCCAGGACACCGAACTCTTTTCCGGCCGCATCGACGAGGAGAAACTTGCCGACCTTTTCGACACGCTGATCGACCCGCAGGACATTGATCTCGCCTTCCTGTGCGGTCCGCACGGCATGATGGAAACGGTGCGCAAAAGTCTCGAAGCGCGCGGTGTGGACGCCGACCGGATCAAGCAGGAACTCTTCAAGTCCGACCAGCCCGGCCGCCTTCCGCCCAAGCTTCGGCCGGAGGTCGTCGACGGGTCCGCCAAGGATGCCGATCTGAAACTGACCATCGACGGTACCACCCGCGACATTCACATGGAGCCGGGCGAAACCATTCTGGAATCTGCCCACCGAAACAACATCGATGCGCCGTATTCCTGTTGTGCCGGGGTCTGCTCCACCTGCCGCGGCAAGGTATTGGAGGGCGAAGTCGAGATGGCCGCCAACCATGCCCTGGAAGACGACGAGATCCGGGACGGCTACGTGCTCACCTGCCAGTCGCGACCGCTGAGCAAGCACCTCGTGGTCACCTACGACGCCTGA